In Cryptomeria japonica chromosome 10, Sugi_1.0, whole genome shotgun sequence, a genomic segment contains:
- the LOC131060761 gene encoding uncharacterized protein LOC131060761, with the protein MEAEHHQPQQQQQRFLQPPRTHLTLVHPSHSQPPFLAHPLLFSSPVHHTHFIHFHQLQQHQHQQQLQRQEEHGQIPSEREPDQIHHPIGLHPLQVRHTIHQPQPHQGHSLLPHHRNQTHFQLIQFDQAQLPGEQQQDREPTSENNHDEDTRQDPEELNGTDNCIEKNYDGSQIQGRDNPSAEAKRPLAPIATSLGDPGFGGALASIQIAVTNQALQNQTNLAQIEQQASDPGDTTVEDLPESHEQGGLQDEAHLEHTSSPCVQDSHQPKEKKKRKRIKQVQFQLDPLVHQKLMRIVYEQYNGSVEKFVTTTLNSSEASDKPGKKTVTRKPTLSKWKRTRFEQMKGSETQELTMAFRSLAESTPRSETVFELLSIPWQELTMSQIEKMLEETKRMLFLNEKVHDCTECGKRFATPSSLKDHMNEHSGVKPYKCKFKDCAMHFKSKQLLCRHLKKHECAHRCTFEGCGKRFAFRERLIVHQKIHSSERPLVCPWEGCGKRFKWTNSLQGHKRTHTGEKPFQCTFQDCGRHFGYKVDLTRHVRTHYGEPARASH; encoded by the exons ATGGAGGCAGAGCACCATCAACCCCAACAACAGCAACAACGTTTTCTGCAACCCCCTCGCACCCATCTCACACTTGTCCATCCTTCCCATTCTCAGCCACCATTTCTTGCTCATCCCCTGCTTTTTTCATCCCCTGTACACCACACCcatttcatccatttccatcaattaCAGCAACATCAGCATCAACAGCAGCTGCAGAGACAGGAGGAGCATGGACAGATACCATCAGAGAGAGAACCTGATCAGATTCATCATCCAATTGGGTTGCACCCATTACAGGTTAGACATACTATACACCAACCTCAACCCCATCAAGGCCATTCTCTCCTCCCTCATCATCGCAACCAAACCCATTTTCAACTTATTCAATTTGATCAAGCCCAACTCCCAGGGGAACAACAGCAGGACAGAGAACCCACTTCAGAAAACAACCATGATGAGGACACTCGACAAGATCCAGAAGAACTCAACGGAACAGATAACTGCATTGAGAAAAACTATGATGGGTCTCAAATTCAAGGCAGGGATAATCCTTCTGCAGAGGCTAAGAGACCTTTAGCTCCCATTGCAACTAGTTTGGGGGACCCTGGTTTTGGAGGGGCTCTGGCTTCCATCCAAATTGCAGTTACTAACCAGGCACTGCAGAATCAGACCAACTTAGCACAAATAGAACAACAGGCTTCTGACCCAGGAGACACTACTGTCGAAGATTTACCAGAATCACATGAACAGGGTGGTCTCCAGGATGAAGCTCACCTGGAACATACCAGTTCTCCTTGTGTTCAAGACTCGCATCagccaaaagagaagaagaaaagaaaaagaataaagcaGGTCCAATTCCAATTAGACCCTCTTG TGCATCAAAAATTAATGAGAATTGTATATGAGCAATACAATGGGAGTGTTGAGAAATTTGTCACTACTACTTTGAATTCCTCTGAAGCATCTGATAAGCCAGGGAAGAAAACAGTGACAAGAAAACCCACACTTTCAAAGTGGAAACGGACAAG GTTTGAACAGATGAAGGGAAGTGAAACCCAGGAACTAACCATGGCATTCAGATCACTTGCCGAGTCAACACCCAGATCAGAAACAGTATTTGAACTTTTATCAATCCCATGGCAGGAGTTGACAATGTCACAAATAGAGAAG ATGTTAGAAGAAACAAAAAGAATGCTTTTTCTCAATGAAAAAGTACATGACTGTACAGAGTGTGGCAAAAGATTTGCAACACCAAGCAGCTTGAAGGACCACATGAATGAGCATAG TGGGGTTAAACCATACAAGTGTAAATTTAAAGATTGTGCCATGCACTTTAAGAGCAAACAGTTGCTTTGTCGACACTTGAAAAAGCATGAATGTGcacataggtgtacatttgaaggTTGTGGCAAACGTTTTGCATTCAGGGAACGCTTG ATTGTACATCAGAAAATACATAGCAGTGAAAGACCACTAGTTTGTCCATGGGAGGGTTGTGGAAAGAGATTCAAATGGACAAATTCTCTTCAAGGGCATAAGCGTACACACACAGGCGAAAAACCTTTTCAATGCAC GTTTCAAGATTGTGGGCGTCATTTTGGTTACAAAGTTGATTTAACAAGGCATGTACGAACTCATTATGGTGAACCAGCTCGTGCTAGCCATTAA